A part of Methanomassiliicoccales archaeon genomic DNA contains:
- a CDS encoding 4Fe-4S dicluster domain-containing protein, whose product MRELDHCIKCNSCMRACPVVRNVGEGVFPGPRSLAVDEARHAATSSSEELLKCSMCLSCRDACPSMIDLPRAILTLRGSNKGEPLPGHARMLANIDAYGYSVRPDAKNIVSYHKGSENGTCLFPGCIATWRLPDMATSAIGLLGWFGNDISVPEGLCCCGSPLEKIGDRERLKKLLERNKAVLEVYESIVTICPGCTGQLNEKYGIESLHIVEYIYEVVGLDKLKGSMDGKGMTVVVHMPCHLARGVGRHAEEYLYQILSSVPNLRMTEDPYGDECCGAGGGLLSGFPEIASTLALRRSEKLARSKADLAVTACPFCVLTLDGAGRMRTLDLTILLNSLIHR is encoded by the coding sequence ATGAGGGAGCTTGACCATTGTATCAAATGTAATAGCTGCATGAGAGCATGTCCAGTGGTCAGGAACGTAGGAGAAGGCGTTTTTCCAGGCCCAAGGTCTTTGGCAGTAGATGAAGCGAGACATGCCGCGACATCCTCATCAGAGGAGCTCTTGAAATGTTCGATGTGCCTCAGCTGCCGTGATGCATGCCCATCAATGATAGACCTTCCAAGGGCCATCTTAACATTGAGAGGATCCAACAAGGGCGAGCCCCTTCCTGGACATGCAAGGATGCTGGCCAACATAGATGCTTATGGATACTCAGTACGGCCAGATGCTAAAAATATTGTTTCATACCACAAGGGCAGTGAAAATGGCACATGCCTTTTCCCGGGCTGCATCGCCACTTGGCGGTTACCGGATATGGCCACATCGGCGATAGGGCTTCTCGGATGGTTCGGCAATGACATCTCCGTCCCAGAAGGGCTTTGCTGTTGTGGTTCCCCACTTGAAAAGATCGGTGACCGCGAGAGGCTCAAGAAGCTCCTTGAGAGGAACAAGGCAGTTCTCGAAGTCTATGAGAGCATAGTGACGATCTGTCCCGGCTGCACGGGACAGCTGAATGAGAAGTATGGCATCGAATCGCTACATATCGTGGAGTATATCTATGAAGTGGTGGGTCTGGACAAATTAAAGGGATCGATGGATGGAAAAGGGATGACAGTGGTGGTGCACATGCCATGTCATCTTGCGAGAGGTGTCGGGCGTCATGCGGAGGAATATCTTTATCAGATATTGTCCTCTGTTCCAAACCTCAGGATGACCGAGGACCCTTATGGCGACGAATGCTGTGGCGCCGGGGGCGGACTTCTCTCTGGGTTCCCTGAGATAGCTTCTACCTTGGCACTGAGAAGATCGGAGAAACTTGCAAGGAGCAAGGCCGATCTGGCCGTGACCGCATGTCCATTCTGTGTTCTTACCTTAGATGGAGCAGGCCGTATGAGGACCTTGGACCTGACTATTTTATTGAATAGCCTTATACATCGTTGA
- a CDS encoding TPD domain-containing protein yields MKSEKIMKYEDFKNLYNQLKRPCDIDILAESTGLDRELLNVIYTQRTVRETTRAYYRVERYAKDMLRDWHRGMSILQISEKAEFSPILTGLLMFKEMGKGRKEFWSYVRDPDMIPNARLKKEIIEITAADYVYSPWATEQQYKRGAWGENKLQTWLKEHNISFRTEKDLRGEFTKTPDCLFDRPITVNGWKINWIESKATFGDRTEVNKNLKKQLAPYLDMFGRGLVVYWFGYIDDVQLPDGVNIVDGTLTDHACNYADQC; encoded by the coding sequence GTGAAAAGTGAGAAAATAATGAAATATGAGGATTTTAAAAATCTTTACAACCAACTTAAGAGACCGTGTGATATCGATATCCTTGCGGAGAGTACAGGCCTCGACAGAGAGCTCCTGAATGTCATCTACACACAACGGACGGTAAGAGAGACAACTCGTGCCTATTATAGGGTCGAGAGGTACGCCAAGGACATGCTCAGGGACTGGCATCGAGGAATGTCGATCCTTCAGATCTCCGAAAAGGCCGAGTTCTCGCCCATCCTGACCGGCCTTTTGATGTTCAAAGAGATGGGCAAGGGACGCAAGGAGTTCTGGAGCTATGTAAGGGATCCAGACATGATCCCGAACGCCCGCCTAAAGAAGGAGATAATAGAGATCACGGCAGCGGATTATGTTTATTCACCATGGGCGACCGAGCAGCAATATAAAAGGGGCGCCTGGGGAGAGAACAAGCTGCAGACCTGGTTAAAGGAGCATAACATCAGCTTCAGGACCGAAAAGGACCTCAGAGGGGAGTTCACGAAGACGCCTGACTGTCTCTTTGATAGGCCTATTACCGTTAATGGATGGAAGATCAACTGGATCGAGTCGAAGGCCACATTCGGGGACAGGACCGAGGTGAATAAGAATTTAAAGAAGCAGTTGGCCCCTTATCTGGATATGTTCGGGAGAGGGCTCGTCGTCTATTGGTTTGGTTACATCGATGATGTCCAGCTTCCTGATGGGGTCAACATTGTCGATGGTACTTTGACCGACCATGCATGCAATTATGCTGACCAATGTTGA
- the cas4 gene encoding CRISPR-associated protein Cas4, which produces MVAPIISASELERFCYCPLSWWLSRGREVSSETLHQGDKKHSDLSTELMMIIESEKKALIWERMVLWFSLIATILALIGLFIFNMQMSRETIWLSSIPSVLWIGLILYLVYRSGREDVEKKFGTERALALVSIVSVFIVLNLIIIFNVPPEIAQICMVLSLLWLIGTSMALHMSLSSKRESEIRKGQNHLSATVCYIGTDSSELLRSDKYGLTGRPDYILEENGELVPVEMKSGRRPKGPLFSHIVQLAAYCLILTDQGKKVSRGILKYGEHEVEIDFDDGLKEIVVSKLDEMRMVASSGEAHRNHNRPGKCNSCSRREDCPERL; this is translated from the coding sequence ATGGTCGCGCCGATCATCTCAGCGAGCGAGCTAGAGCGGTTCTGCTATTGCCCGCTGAGCTGGTGGTTGAGCCGAGGCCGCGAGGTGAGCTCTGAGACGCTTCACCAGGGGGATAAAAAGCACAGTGACCTCAGTACCGAGCTCATGATGATCATAGAGAGCGAAAAAAAGGCGTTGATCTGGGAAAGGATGGTGCTTTGGTTTTCATTGATCGCGACGATACTCGCATTGATCGGTCTGTTCATATTCAACATGCAGATGTCCAGAGAAACGATCTGGCTGAGCTCCATTCCTTCTGTGCTCTGGATCGGCCTGATCCTTTATCTCGTTTATCGGTCAGGGAGGGAGGACGTCGAAAAGAAGTTCGGAACGGAAAGGGCATTGGCACTGGTCAGCATCGTGTCCGTTTTTATTGTGCTCAATCTCATAATCATATTCAATGTGCCCCCAGAGATAGCACAGATCTGCATGGTGCTGTCCCTCCTTTGGCTTATCGGGACCAGTATGGCCCTTCATATGTCCCTTTCCTCCAAAAGGGAATCTGAGATCAGGAAAGGGCAGAACCATTTGTCAGCTACGGTATGTTACATCGGGACTGACAGTTCAGAGCTACTTAGGTCTGATAAATATGGGCTCACCGGTCGCCCCGACTATATCCTCGAGGAGAACGGAGAGCTGGTCCCAGTGGAGATGAAGAGCGGTAGAAGGCCGAAAGGACCGTTGTTCTCCCATATCGTGCAATTGGCAGCATATTGTCTCATTCTAACAGACCAAGGAAAAAAGGTCAGCAGAGGGATTTTAAAATATGGGGAGCACGAGGTCGAGATAGATTTCGATGATGGGCTCAAAGAAATCGTCGTCTCAAAGCTTGATGAGATGAGGATGGTCGCATCATCCGGTGAGGCGCACAGGAACCATAATCGTCCAGGAAAATGCAATTCGTGCTCGAGACGTGAAGATTGCCCTGAGAGATTGTAA
- a CDS encoding FAD-binding protein gives MMRTSLPLNVEVAVIGNGAAGQACAWNLAKKGMDVAVIGRGTSATEMSTGCALFGGNLKMGSFPEWSQACDRVEELVLGELPSVGLEMEGRARKESLLITAEGTLIREHLVQKIIFNGRAEAIGRLKVGVIGPSTGGPFDIRLLTKALSSKGICIQKMEVSPKKLTQDPLTALSEAASGLSADVVFIPPFLKLHEIAEGTVKMEKSTGRKFAEPVIPLGEAGKRFSDALGRVASNNGVRQLSHTYVDRIDPNGKDICLRLSSGHTVRNLYCKAAVICGGGIVGGGLGVTGRDVIDPLGLMDIYTPEGATGVIERALASGIRTGQDLAVHVKGVKMKNMFAAGACLPGCNVVMGAGIGTAMALGVIASEKAVEAIR, from the coding sequence ATGATGAGAACGTCTCTCCCCCTCAATGTGGAAGTGGCGGTCATTGGCAACGGTGCCGCTGGACAGGCATGTGCGTGGAACCTTGCGAAGAAAGGGATGGATGTAGCGGTCATAGGTAGAGGGACCTCGGCCACGGAGATGTCAACCGGATGTGCGCTCTTCGGCGGAAATCTTAAGATGGGCAGCTTCCCTGAGTGGAGCCAGGCCTGTGATAGGGTCGAAGAGCTGGTGCTGGGGGAACTGCCATCGGTAGGGCTCGAGATGGAAGGTAGGGCCAGGAAGGAAAGCCTACTTATTACCGCTGAAGGTACCTTGATAAGAGAACACCTGGTCCAAAAGATCATATTCAATGGGAGAGCTGAAGCGATAGGTCGCCTCAAGGTCGGTGTTATCGGGCCCTCCACAGGGGGTCCCTTTGACATACGGTTGCTCACCAAGGCCCTATCGTCAAAAGGGATCTGCATACAGAAAATGGAGGTCTCCCCAAAAAAGCTGACACAGGACCCTTTGACGGCCCTCTCCGAGGCGGCCTCAGGTCTGAGCGCTGATGTGGTCTTCATCCCTCCGTTCCTCAAGTTGCACGAGATTGCTGAAGGGACCGTCAAGATGGAAAAGAGCACTGGTAGAAAATTCGCTGAGCCGGTCATCCCGCTCGGGGAGGCGGGAAAAAGGTTTTCAGACGCTCTTGGTCGTGTAGCGTCCAATAATGGCGTTAGGCAGCTATCGCATACATATGTGGACCGGATCGATCCAAACGGAAAGGACATCTGCCTCCGTTTATCATCGGGGCATACCGTGAGGAATTTGTATTGCAAGGCCGCGGTCATCTGCGGTGGTGGCATAGTTGGAGGCGGGCTTGGGGTGACCGGAAGGGACGTCATCGACCCTTTGGGCCTCATGGACATATATACCCCTGAAGGGGCAACGGGCGTGATCGAGAGGGCACTTGCCTCTGGCATCAGGACAGGTCAAGACCTTGCCGTCCATGTCAAGGGCGTCAAGATGAAGAACATGTTCGCCGCAGGCGCCTGCCTCCCTGGATGCAACGTAGTCATGGGAGCAGGGATCGGTACGGCGATGGCCTTAGGGGTCATCGCCTCCGAAAAGGCCGTGGAGGCGATAAGATGA
- the glmS gene encoding glutamine--fructose-6-phosphate transaminase (isomerizing), producing the protein MCGIIGYTGYRQATEVLMESLKRLEYRGYDSAGIAIMAPNLTIHKQKGELDRLRSSLPKLEGNVGIGHTRWATCGRPSDENAHPFIDCTGRISIVHNGIIENYMHLKEGLLKEGHRFTSQTDTEVLVHLVEKYYKDDLMDAVRSALNEIKGTYAMAAVVQGSDQIVAARKENPLVVGVGVNENFISSDVTALLNYTNKVKYVMEGEIVSLTPRSIVIWDGNGDVVEREVQTVNWNAEDAQKGGFPHFMLKEIFEEPQAIHNSLLGALDLIENGDILPNVQFNSVKIIACGSSFHAAMVGKYVMEELAKIPVTLELASEYRYSPGAKEFPLVILISQSGETADTLAAAREAKRRGCRTLGITNVIGSTLTREVDEVVYTRAGPEIGIAATKTFMTQLIALYIVAIRIGYAKRSLSHDGMWSNLKELRKMPGVVQAVLDKDPEIEKASEMIATARDVFFIGRNINYPTMLEGALKLKEISYIHAEGFAAGELKHGPLALLDSKTPVIAVAMQKDHTYEKMLANISEVAARESPILAIGCEGDRELAQISDICINVPCVHPLFSPIPVTVVLQLIAYHAANKRGCSIDKPKNLAKSVTVE; encoded by the coding sequence ATGTGCGGTATAATCGGTTACACTGGTTATCGCCAGGCCACAGAAGTGCTCATGGAGTCGTTGAAAAGGCTCGAGTATAGGGGATATGATTCTGCTGGTATAGCCATCATGGCGCCCAATCTGACGATACACAAACAGAAGGGGGAGCTCGACAGGTTGAGGTCGAGCCTCCCAAAGCTGGAAGGGAATGTTGGGATAGGACATACCAGATGGGCGACCTGCGGAAGACCCTCGGACGAGAACGCCCATCCCTTTATCGATTGCACGGGCCGCATCTCCATAGTCCATAATGGGATCATTGAGAACTATATGCATCTGAAGGAGGGTCTGTTGAAGGAGGGCCATAGGTTCACCTCTCAAACGGATACGGAGGTGCTCGTCCATCTCGTAGAAAAATATTACAAGGATGACCTGATGGACGCGGTAAGGTCGGCATTGAACGAGATAAAAGGGACATATGCGATGGCGGCCGTGGTACAGGGGAGTGACCAGATAGTGGCCGCAAGGAAGGAGAACCCCCTTGTGGTCGGCGTCGGGGTCAACGAGAACTTCATCTCTTCCGACGTAACAGCCCTTCTCAATTACACAAACAAAGTAAAGTATGTGATGGAAGGTGAGATAGTCTCCCTGACCCCCAGGTCCATCGTCATCTGGGACGGGAATGGGGACGTGGTCGAGAGAGAGGTCCAGACGGTGAATTGGAACGCCGAGGATGCTCAAAAGGGAGGATTCCCACACTTCATGTTGAAGGAGATATTCGAGGAGCCTCAGGCCATACATAACTCACTGTTGGGCGCGTTGGACCTGATAGAGAATGGAGATATCCTTCCTAATGTCCAGTTCAATTCGGTCAAGATCATCGCATGCGGTTCATCATTCCATGCGGCCATGGTCGGCAAGTATGTGATGGAGGAGCTGGCAAAGATACCTGTCACCCTTGAGCTGGCCTCAGAATATCGATATTCCCCTGGTGCGAAAGAGTTCCCGCTTGTGATATTGATATCGCAGAGCGGTGAGACCGCCGACACGCTTGCCGCTGCCAGGGAGGCAAAGAGGAGAGGGTGCAGGACTTTGGGCATCACCAATGTTATCGGGTCGACCTTGACCAGAGAGGTCGATGAGGTCGTCTACACCCGTGCAGGGCCCGAGATAGGGATTGCAGCGACCAAGACCTTCATGACACAGCTCATAGCGCTCTATATCGTGGCCATCAGGATAGGATATGCAAAGAGGTCCCTGAGCCATGACGGCATGTGGAGCAATCTTAAAGAACTGAGGAAGATGCCTGGAGTGGTGCAGGCGGTCCTGGACAAGGACCCTGAGATCGAAAAGGCAAGCGAGATGATCGCTACAGCAAGAGACGTCTTCTTCATTGGAAGGAACATCAACTACCCAACCATGCTCGAGGGGGCACTGAAGCTCAAGGAAATATCATACATCCATGCCGAAGGATTTGCGGCCGGAGAGCTTAAGCATGGTCCCCTGGCATTATTGGACTCGAAGACACCAGTGATCGCGGTCGCGATGCAAAAGGACCACACATATGAAAAAATGCTGGCCAACATCTCAGAGGTAGCTGCAAGGGAGAGCCCAATATTGGCCATAGGATGCGAAGGGGACCGCGAGCTTGCGCAGATCTCTGACATATGCATCAACGTCCCCTGCGTCCATCCATTGTTCTCCCCGATACCCGTGACCGTCGTCCTTCAGTTGATAGCGTATCATGCAGCGAACAAGCGGGGCTGCTCGATCGACAAGCCGAAGAACCTAGCGAAGAGCGTCACAGTGGAGTGA
- a CDS encoding SCP2 sterol-binding domain-containing protein, protein MSSCKPIFEELVAQFDNKVAKDANLQKELECLTKKVNIDLGTEKYSFILDNKKVTNFSECLLPCADIVVISDPQTIKDLYSGKMKMMKAWALKKICVKGSLEDVLRLRKFF, encoded by the coding sequence ATGTCATCATGTAAGCCGATATTCGAGGAGCTTGTCGCTCAGTTCGACAACAAGGTCGCCAAGGATGCGAACCTACAGAAGGAGCTCGAGTGCCTCACAAAGAAGGTGAACATCGATCTGGGCACAGAGAAATATTCTTTTATCCTTGATAATAAAAAGGTGACGAACTTCAGCGAATGCCTCCTTCCCTGCGCAGATATCGTCGTCATTTCAGACCCTCAGACGATCAAAGACCTATATAGTGGTAAAATGAAGATGATGAAGGCCTGGGCCTTGAAGAAGATATGTGTCAAGGGGTCTCTGGAGGATGTTCTGAGGCTCAGAAAATTCTTTTAG
- a CDS encoding DUF504 domain-containing protein — protein sequence MVYPREVLNEIKWRYGALNEAEITYIHRGAPGDVRTVSGGEIISLGRSFFETLDSSIPYHRIVKIRFRGHLLFGKDG from the coding sequence ATGGTCTATCCGAGAGAGGTCCTCAATGAGATCAAATGGAGATACGGGGCCTTGAATGAAGCAGAGATCACATATATCCATAGGGGAGCGCCTGGAGATGTTAGAACGGTCAGCGGAGGGGAGATCATATCCCTGGGGCGCTCATTCTTTGAAACACTTGACTCGAGCATCCCATATCATAGGATCGTGAAGATCAGGTTCAGGGGTCATTTGTTATTTGGAAAAGATGGGTAA
- a CDS encoding NTP transferase domain-containing protein: MQAVVLAAGEGTRLRPFTLARPKVMIPIGNKPILEFVVEALVANGIKDIVMVVGYKKERIMSFFGDGSRFGAQITYIIQDKQLGTAHAMTYLKDKIKGRFLVLPGDNIIDKEMVASLLALKEGNSILVTESDEPSKYGVVSIQDERIRSLEEKPIDGAGNIISTGLYNFEPSMLGLIEQGVRNGKYGISDVLKSLLGQVEIKAIFGNGQWDDAVYPWDLIRLNEIALGGKGQAVQGIIEQGVILKGSVSIGRGTRIRSGTYIEGPVVIGEGCDIGPMTAIFPSTSIGEGVNIGPFTSLANSIIMSNVTIGSHVHISQSIIDDNVKIGPSFSISSGQATVKVEGKYHTVKKIGIMVGEETVIGSRVVASSGTVIGSFCSIGDGTTVSGNIENRSIVI, encoded by the coding sequence GTGCAGGCGGTCGTTCTGGCAGCAGGGGAAGGAACAAGGTTGAGACCGTTCACTCTAGCACGGCCAAAGGTGATGATACCGATCGGGAACAAGCCCATACTTGAATTTGTCGTCGAGGCATTGGTGGCGAACGGCATCAAGGACATCGTGATGGTTGTCGGATACAAGAAGGAAAGGATCATGTCGTTCTTCGGTGACGGCTCCAGGTTCGGTGCGCAGATCACCTATATAATTCAGGACAAGCAGCTGGGAACGGCCCACGCGATGACATATCTGAAAGATAAGATCAAAGGAAGGTTCCTGGTGCTGCCGGGGGACAACATCATAGACAAGGAGATGGTGGCGTCGCTCCTGGCACTGAAGGAAGGCAATAGCATCCTGGTCACCGAGAGCGACGAGCCCTCTAAGTATGGTGTTGTCAGCATCCAGGACGAAAGGATAAGGTCTTTGGAGGAGAAGCCTATAGATGGGGCAGGGAACATAATCAGCACCGGGCTCTATAATTTCGAACCATCAATGTTGGGGCTGATCGAGCAGGGCGTAAGGAATGGAAAGTATGGTATATCGGATGTGCTAAAGTCGTTATTGGGCCAAGTGGAGATAAAGGCCATCTTTGGAAACGGTCAGTGGGATGATGCCGTCTACCCTTGGGACCTTATCAGGCTCAATGAGATCGCGCTCGGCGGGAAAGGTCAGGCCGTTCAAGGGATAATCGAGCAAGGTGTAATCCTAAAGGGATCGGTGTCCATCGGTCGTGGAACGAGGATAAGGTCAGGCACCTACATCGAAGGGCCGGTGGTGATCGGTGAAGGATGTGATATCGGTCCTATGACGGCAATTTTCCCATCGACAAGCATCGGCGAGGGCGTCAACATCGGTCCGTTCACGTCATTGGCCAATAGCATAATTATGTCGAATGTGACCATCGGCTCACATGTGCACATTTCACAGAGCATCATCGATGATAATGTCAAGATCGGACCGAGCTTCTCGATATCGAGCGGACAGGCCACTGTCAAGGTCGAGGGAAAGTATCACACGGTAAAGAAGATCGGGATAATGGTGGGCGAGGAGACCGTGATCGGGTCCAGGGTGGTGGCCAGCTCCGGAACGGTCATAGGTTCCTTTTGCTCCATTGGAGACGGGACAACGGTCTCAGGGAACATTGAGAACAGGAGCATAGTGATCTGA
- a CDS encoding ribonuclease HII, with product MRCGLDEAGRGPVIGPLVIAAVMVDNESELRKMGVKDSKRLMPSKRSELAKKIKEIAEVNVCIIDVAEIDSRGDERSLNELEIEKFAELIVKMRPKEVFIDACDPVEENFRRSIMERLDYSPDMVCEHKADQTYPVVSAASIVAKVTRDELVKEIGASLGCQVGSGYPGDDVTIEFIKSWIKEKGDLPPHTRRSWETSRRLLSESKIRKLTYWE from the coding sequence GTGAGATGTGGATTGGACGAGGCGGGACGAGGGCCTGTCATCGGGCCGTTGGTCATCGCTGCGGTCATGGTCGATAATGAATCAGAACTAAGGAAAATGGGCGTCAAGGACTCAAAGAGGTTGATGCCATCTAAAAGGTCTGAGCTTGCAAAGAAGATCAAGGAGATCGCCGAGGTCAACGTCTGTATCATCGATGTCGCCGAGATAGATTCTCGCGGGGATGAGAGGTCGCTGAACGAGCTCGAGATAGAGAAGTTCGCCGAGCTGATTGTAAAGATGCGGCCCAAGGAGGTCTTCATAGATGCCTGCGACCCGGTTGAGGAGAACTTCCGACGGTCAATAATGGAAAGGCTTGACTATTCGCCTGACATGGTCTGTGAACATAAGGCGGACCAGACCTACCCGGTCGTTTCCGCGGCATCGATCGTTGCTAAAGTGACCAGGGATGAGCTTGTTAAAGAGATCGGGGCATCTTTAGGTTGCCAGGTAGGAAGTGGATATCCTGGAGATGATGTGACCATAGAATTCATAAAAAGTTGGATAAAGGAGAAGGGGGATTTACCGCCACATACCCGTAGGTCTTGGGAGACGTCTCGAAGGCTTCTGAGCGAGTCCAAGATCCGGAAGTTAACATATTGGGAGTAA
- a CDS encoding FAD-dependent oxidoreductase: protein MRVDVLIIGGGATGVGIARDLSMRGVDVLLLEKSDFGSGSSGGNHGLLHSGARYVINDPISAKECAAESKILKKVAWNCIDDTGGLFVGLKGDDPEHGSRFEGSCRSLRINVHHVGKDEIWELEPNISKDAEEGYLVEDAAIDPFRLVLTNVDDARRNGATLRNHCEVIDVETTGEEVRAVRFRDMRNGDVDEVYPEIVVNAAGPQAAAVAKMAGINLGLTRDFGTLLVYNGRTVRRVINRLRPPSDGDIIVPSHTSMVAGTTSRRLRPSENGCPTRADVEKISKEASALVPSLETMRVIRAYGSSRPLISSEGGRTASRGYKVIDHATDGVEGMISIIGGKLTTYRLMAESVSDLVCRKLGVRADCRTATEVMVEKRVGLNFPSTKAVKDSISRRYGNAQNAHLWIESNGTGMDLACSCEGVLQTELERFSASGDILNLTDLMRRTRAGMGYCQGTGCMWRMVAALSKGDDVQELVEDFIRERRAAMESVLEGDQLRQEIFRSHILWNYLSEKDERET, encoded by the coding sequence TTGCGCGTAGATGTTCTGATCATAGGCGGGGGGGCCACGGGCGTAGGGATTGCCAGGGACCTGTCCATGAGGGGGGTCGATGTCCTCCTTCTCGAGAAAAGCGATTTCGGTTCTGGTAGTTCAGGGGGGAACCATGGCCTTCTCCATAGCGGGGCAAGATATGTCATCAACGACCCCATTTCCGCAAAGGAATGTGCGGCGGAATCCAAGATATTGAAAAAGGTGGCATGGAACTGCATCGATGACACCGGCGGGCTCTTTGTCGGCCTGAAGGGGGACGATCCTGAGCACGGGTCAAGGTTTGAGGGCTCATGTAGGTCTTTAAGGATCAATGTTCATCACGTCGGCAAGGATGAGATATGGGAGCTCGAGCCCAACATCTCAAAAGATGCTGAGGAGGGCTATCTGGTCGAGGATGCGGCGATAGACCCTTTTCGATTGGTCCTCACGAATGTCGATGATGCTCGTAGAAACGGCGCGACGCTCAGGAACCATTGCGAGGTCATTGACGTCGAGACGACAGGGGAAGAGGTGAGGGCGGTCAGATTCCGCGATATGAGGAATGGGGATGTTGATGAGGTCTATCCTGAGATAGTGGTCAACGCGGCGGGCCCTCAGGCGGCGGCCGTCGCTAAAATGGCAGGCATCAACCTAGGTCTTACAAGGGATTTCGGGACATTGCTGGTGTATAACGGGAGGACCGTGCGCAGGGTGATAAACCGATTAAGACCCCCCTCGGACGGGGACATCATCGTCCCGAGCCATACCTCCATGGTGGCAGGTACCACATCGAGGAGGCTCAGGCCTTCTGAGAACGGTTGTCCGACCAGGGCCGATGTCGAGAAGATATCGAAGGAAGCATCAGCTCTGGTACCATCACTCGAAACCATGAGGGTCATCAGGGCATATGGGTCGTCCAGGCCTCTGATATCCTCTGAGGGGGGCAGAACGGCATCAAGGGGGTATAAGGTCATAGACCATGCCACGGATGGTGTGGAAGGCATGATCAGCATTATAGGGGGAAAGCTGACCACTTACAGGCTCATGGCCGAATCGGTCTCTGACCTGGTATGCCGAAAGCTTGGCGTCAGGGCGGATTGTAGGACGGCGACAGAGGTCATGGTGGAGAAAAGGGTCGGCTTGAACTTTCCTTCCACGAAGGCGGTCAAAGATAGCATCTCAAGGAGATATGGTAATGCACAGAACGCTCACCTCTGGATAGAAAGCAATGGCACAGGTATGGACCTGGCGTGCAGCTGTGAGGGTGTCCTGCAGACCGAGCTTGAACGTTTTTCGGCCTCAGGCGACATCTTGAACCTGACAGACCTGATGAGAAGGACAAGGGCGGGGATGGGCTATTGCCAAGGCACAGGATGCATGTGGCGGATGGTGGCGGCCTTATCCAAAGGAGACGATGTCCAAGAACTGGTCGAGGATTTCATAAGGGAAAGGAGAGCTGCCATGGAAAGCGTGCTTGAAGGTGACCAGTTGCGTCAAGAGATCTTCAGGTCGCACATTCTATGGAACTATCTCAGCGAGAAGGATGAGAGGGAGACATGA